Proteins from one Nomia melanderi isolate GNS246 chromosome 3, iyNomMela1, whole genome shotgun sequence genomic window:
- the LOC116429293 gene encoding beta-galactosidase: protein MLSLLLALTVACAFGETADIHGNNSNGQTFGFEVDYQNNQFLLDGKPFRYVSGSFHYFRAPKRYWRDHLRKMRAAGLNAVSTYVEWSLHEPEENEWNWSGDADLVEFLNIAQEEDLLVLLRPGPYICAERDFGGLPYWLLTRVPDIRLRTNDPRYMNYVQIYLNEVFKRVEPLLRGNGGPIIMVQVENEYGSYGCDYEYLNHLRDIMKEKIGTKALLYTTDGNNANMVSCGSILDVYATVDFGTGVNVTRSFEVMRRYQPRGPLVNSEFYPGWLTHWGETFQRVKNTAITKTLDEMLALGASVNMYMFYGGTNFGYTAGANGGEDSYNPQITSYDYDAPLTEAGDPTSKYFEIRNVISKYLPLPNMSLPSASPKGDYGSVRLFPVVNLFEPLGRHLLASIVAEKSEPLTFESLGLSNWLMLYEADLIGNFADPANLHANVRDRGMVYVDDYLVGTLSRTENIYNIAMEIPYARKLKILVENQGRLNFGKGLHDYKGVSNVTLNKVPLGPWKMTGYRLDDIGAVQTVNTITVESGILRRGPVIFRGKFTVNGAPMDTYLNTDGWGKGVAFVNGRNLGRYWPLIGPQVTLYVPAPFLRTGDNEIFLVELEYVPSNRTMKLQDTPILG from the exons ATGCTGTCGTTACTGCTGGCCTTGACCGTGGCGTGCGCCTTTGGAGAAACAGCGGATATCCACGGGAATAAT AGCAACGGGCAAACGTTCGGTTTCGAAGTCGATTACCAGAACAATCAATTCTTACTCGATGGGAAACCGTTCCGATATGTATCAGgcagttttcattatttccgtGCGCCAAAACGATACTGGAGGGACCATTTAAGAAAAATGAGGGCTGCCGGACTAAATGCCGTTTCAAC TTATGTGGAATGGAGTCTTCACGAGCCGGAGGAAAATGAATGGAACTGGTCAGGTGATGCAGATTTAGTAGAGTTCTTAAATATCGCTCAAGAAGAGGACTTGTTGGTCCTATTAAGGCCTGGCCCCTATATATGCGCGGAAAGAGATTTT GGTGGTTTACCATATTGGTTACTAACACGGGTACCAGATATAAGATTACGAACGAATGATCCAC GTTACATGAATTATGTGCAGATATACTTGAATGAGGTATTCAAAAGAGTCGAACCTCTATTGAGAGGAAATGGAGGTCCCATTATTATGGTCCAg GTAGAAAACGAATACGGAAGTTACGGTTGTGACTACGAGTACCTGAATCACCTCCGAGACATTATGAAGGAAAAAATTGGAACGAAAGCTTTGTTGTACACGACCGACGGTAACAACGCGAATATGGTTAGTTGCGGGTCTATACTGGATGTTTACGCTACCGTTGACTTTGGGACGGGGGTCAACGTAACGAGAAGCTTCGAAGTAATGCGCAGGTATCAACCACGG GGTCCATTAGTAAATTCAGAATTCTATCCCGGATGGTTAACTCATTGGGGAGAAACTTTTCAACGAGTAAAAAATACTGCAATCACAAAAACGTTGGACGAGATGCTGGCACTCGGTGCATCCGTTAATATGTACATGTTTTACGGTGGCACAAATTTCGGTTACACAGCCG GTGCTAATGGCGGTGAGGACTCGTATAATCCGCAAATAACTTCCTACGACTACGACGCGCCTTTAACCGAAGCGGGCGATCCGACGTCGAAGTATTTTGAAATCAGAAATGTTATCTCCAAG taCTTACCATTACCAAACATGTCTCTGCCAAGTGCTTCCCCCAAAGGTGATTACGGATCAGTTCGCCTATTTCCAGTCGTGAACCTCTTCGAACCACTTGGTCGTCATCTTTTAGCATCAATAGTCGCCGAGAAATCGGAACCACTAACGTTCGAATCTCTCGGATTGTCCAACTGGTTGATGTTGTATGAAGCAGATTTAATAGGTAATTTTGCCGATCCAGCGAATTTACACGCAAATGTTCGGGACAGAGGAATGGTCTACGTGGATGATTACTTAGTGGGAACATTGAGCCGgacagaaaatatatataacattgCTATGGAGATTCCTTATGCACGAAAACTGAAAATACTGGTTGAGAATCAAGGACGACTGAATTTTGGAAAAGGACTTCACGATTATAAG GGAGTTTCGAACGTGACGTTAAATAAAGTGCCCCTTGGGCCTTGGAAAATGACAGGCTACCGCTTGGATGACATCGGTGCGGTTCAAACTGTTAATACAATTACCGTGGAAAGTGGAATTCTTCGTAGAGGTCCGGTGATCTTTCGCGGAAAGTTCACGGTTAATGGTGCACCAATGGACACGTATTTAAATACGGATGGCTGGGGCAAAGGTGTAGCCTTCGTAAATGGACGCAATCTTGGACGATATTGGCCACTAATTGGACCTCAAGTAACATTGTACGTTCCTGCGCCCTTCTTGAGAACAGGTGACAACGAAATATTTCTGGTGGAACTGGAATACGTACCGAGCAATAGGACGATGAAGTTACAAGACACACCAATTCTtggttaa
- the LOC116429304 gene encoding uncharacterized protein LOC116429304, whose translation MNVAEMKGTGILIIAVLFVHIHGVSLEKPEWLTALEKRREENALKKERLLSLILDLKNKGNPENNTYEQLLINLKNRGDENDPTNTDKRRLPPNLLSLLKNDENKNSDQPEKEPDQKNRRKRDSNKNNVINPDSSEENSSDDDSDESNNDKDNVIKESGRNNPGRNSHKKSSKKDKSSKKLNSDDDSNDSDSNEANNDNESRQKDSHRRNLGKDDTEEDNSSEEESRNSSKQNSKDTTKKWDWIRKHVEIQRKIQSKLAQNNNTDHWNVSISNFNLWHERKLNSAKQRILNICNISSEVGQENIRELIGKCKRDYAIAWKNTSLPWVIVKLKSLNDQYQISSTGNEKNWTNNSTVQRVLDTLNKLKVNNESLLTLLSQRQNQEEIIKALTSANESAVSANIGIDQGHGSRNIGGASVSISTSTDLGIPADKDIGKVGEEQQLEDTTSLSINKILTNDENNQANLNDLEGNTKPGNNETVELSQTDEKVAISGEPEAETLQSKTNSTDKPFESEKKNTDLISTIRPLFHQENKVNNASEIATTIESTEKVTTESNNIENNREYSVNNENKTLDLNVNGSAIGDKQIQQSVSKIDELIAENREQIGEHVNENVEINDINGANINNIDESSNDTYVRIDPNVKLVSVKVNDIEATSSQTESSTSENEEQTTSENQTVNDDGVDESTSTIRTQTEISYENNEIPNDTITNFENLEQPL comes from the exons ATGAACGTTGCTGAAATGAAAG gtactggtattttaataattgctgTTTTATTCGTTCATATCCACGGGGTTTCCTTGGAAAAGCCGGAATGGCTAACAGCACTGGAGAAACGTCGAGAAGAGAATGCGTTGAAAAAAGAGAGGCTACTGTCTCTTATCCTCGATTTAAAGAATAAAGGAAACCCAGAAAACAATACTTACGAACAGTTGCTAATAAATCTGAAAAATCGCGGAGATGAAAATGATCCCACGAACACTGACAAGCGGAGATTACCACCAAATTTATTGTCGTTATTGAAGAATGACGAGAACAAAAATTCAGATCAACCTGAAAAAGAACCTGATCAAAAGAATCGCCGCAAAAGAGATTCCAACAAGAACAATGTTATAAATCCAGATTCGAGTGAGGAGAACTCTAGCGACGATGATTCTGACGAATCTAATAACGACAAGGATAATGTAATCAAAGAATCTGGCCGAAACAATCCTGGAAGAAACTCGCACAAAAAGAGCTCCAAGAAAGACAAGTCTAGTAAGAAACTAAACTCCGATGACGATTCTAATGACAGCGATAGTAACGAGGCAAACAACGATAACGAGTCCCGCCAAAAAGATTCCCACAGAAGAAATTTAGGCAAAGATGATACGGAAGAAGATAATTCCTCGGAAGAGGAATCGAGGAACTCATCTAAACAAAATTCTAAAGATACGACGAAAAAATGGGACTGGATCAGGAAACATGTAGAAATTCAgagaaagatacaaagcaaACTGGCACAGAATAATAATACTGATCATTGGAACGTATCGATATCTAATTTTAATCTATGGCACGAACGTAAATTGAATTCAGCCAAGCagagaattttgaatatttgtaacatCTCGTCTGAAGTTGGGCAAGAGAATATTCGTGAGTTGATAGGGAAGTGCAAGAGAGATTACGCTATTGCATGGAAAAATACGTCATTGCCATGGGTAATTGTTAAGTTGAAATCTTTGAACGACCAATACCAAATATCGTCGACAGGGAATGAGAAAAACTGGACAAATAATTCAACGGTTCAACGAGTTTTAGATACGTTGAACAAGTTGAAAGTGAATAACGAGTCGCTATTAACTTTGTTGTCGCAAAGACAAAATCAAGAGGAAATTATAAAAGCATTAACTTCGGCAAATGAATCTGCAGTATCGGCAAATATCGGTATCGACCAAGGACACGGTTCAAGAAATATCGGCGGTGCATCTGTTTCAATATCAACATCGACAGACTTGGGCATTCCTGCTGATAAGGATATCGGGAAAG tgGGGGAAGAGCAGCAACTGGAAGACACCACTTCCTTGTCGATCAATAAAATACTTACCAATGATGAAAATAATCAGGCAAATTTAAATGATCTCGAGGGAAATACGAAACCAGGTAATAATGAAACAGTGGAATTGTCACAAACCGATGAAAAGGTTGCAATATCTGGTGAACCGGAAGCTGAAACCTTGCAGTCAAAGACAAATTCCACAGACAAACCATTTGAGAGTGagaagaaaaatacagatttaatTTCAACTATTCGGCCATTATTCCATCAagaaaataaagttaataatGCAAGTGAGATTGCTACTACTATTGAAAGCACTGAAAAGGTTACAACCGAATCAAATAACATCGAAAACAATAGAGAATATtctgtaaataatgaaaataaaacattggATCTAAATGTTAATGGATCTGCAATTGGCGATAAACAAATACAACAATCTGTTTCCAAAATAGATGAACTTATTGCAGAGAACAGAGAACAAATAGGTGAACATGTAAATGAAAATGTGGAAATTAATGACATTAACGGGGCTAATATCAATAACATTGACGAATCGTCCAACGATACTTATGTCAGAATTGATCCAAATGTTAAGTTGGTTTCAGTAAAAGTGAATGATATTGAAGCAACGAGTAGTCAAACAGAAAGCTCTACTTCTGAAAATGAGGAACAAACGACAAGCGAAAATCAAACGGTCAACGATGATGGAGTTGATGAAAGTACGAGTACTATAAGAACTCAAACAGAGATATCTtatgaaaacaatgaaataccTAACGATACGATTACTAACTTCGAGAATTTGGAACAACCTCTGTGA